The following are from one region of the Stanieria sp. NIES-3757 genome:
- a CDS encoding putative anti-sigma regulatory factor, serine/threonine protein kinase: protein MIAIPIPWNRNKWTTMSFASTLYLHPILELLLANIPVEWRAEVRLGLQEALVNAAKHGNKLDPNKTIIVQFLITDREYSWIITDEGTGFVPECSCHHSIQEHIPPEEAENGRGLCILHEVFDRVHWNREGTQLTVSKSVKKNQRKQPLVN, encoded by the coding sequence GTGATTGCTATTCCTATTCCTTGGAATCGAAACAAATGGACGACCATGAGTTTTGCTTCTACTCTTTATCTCCATCCTATTCTTGAGTTACTTTTAGCCAATATTCCTGTCGAATGGCGAGCGGAAGTACGGCTAGGTTTACAAGAAGCTTTAGTAAATGCAGCTAAACACGGGAATAAACTCGATCCCAACAAGACTATTATTGTTCAGTTTTTAATTACGGATAGAGAATACTCTTGGATAATTACCGACGAAGGTACTGGTTTTGTTCCTGAATGTAGCTGTCATCATAGTATACAAGAACATATTCCTCCAGAAGAGGCAGAAAATGGTCGTGGTTTATGTATTTTGCATGAAGTCTTTGATCGCGTTCATTGGAATAGAGAAGGAACCCAATTAACTGTGTCTAAATCCGTCAAAAAAAATCAGCGCAAACAACCTTTGGTTAATTAA
- a CDS encoding acriflavin resistance protein, which translates to MVQPQRKKNLRESLNLSKLALAYPWLTLGFWLIITVAGLFAYSSLKYSLFPDITFPVVIVKAETSLQTVLATEEKLTTILEQPLQSLTGLDQLNSVTYPGQSIVTNLFFPGQNLASVQQEVEKKLAGVSLPPNTEVEVIPFNLNESTVISYGITSKSKSLTELIPIVQQQIIPTIESISGVLRVDLLGDASNQELNQSSETSLPSPSFPSLVRLNGVNALAIAVVKRSDANTLEVVKQVQAAIGKMQPDLTDIQLTLAATQADYIREATQATIEALWGAIVLAVIVILGCLRNWAATLITALAIPISLLGTFIVMAIAGFNLETITLLALALTIGIVVDDAIVDVENIVRYLEAGYQPRQAVTLATQEIGFTVSVTTLTIVAVFLPVAFMGGTVGQFFKPFGLTVAAAVMTSLLVARTLSPVLALYWLRSKVRQENNHHSFESSLMNFYRRLLQWSLQHRKTVIAIALITMVAGLGLIPLVPKGFIPQLDRGEFNIIYNTALPKLDRVPQKQESEGNLSNQSETSQNFAWLQQLAQSPARILLNKTLRVGKEIEQVTLAAPEVQSVFTVAGLQGKPNQGKLYVKLDPNRTLTTAEIQAQLRTQLPTIPGVQISVEDIPFVDIESKQNLQIALAGDDLKALTQTAKQLQKKVATLPGFADITLSNESEDINSLAKIERRNGQRVVFFNANLSKGKTIGDATEQIKAIALPLLPQGVSLKLSGDAALSSDVLGSFAETLTLAIACMLLLLILLFGRLLEPIVVALCLPLALIGAMLALLMTQNDFGMIAVIGTIFLVGLLDKNAILLMDYVNQLRQAGLTRTEAILKTGIVRLRPIMMTTGSTVLGMLPIALGWGAGAELRQPMAVTIIGGLITSTLLSLIVVPVVYTLLEDFWTQKVRQKRSEQN; encoded by the coding sequence ATGGTACAACCCCAGAGGAAAAAAAACCTTAGAGAAAGTTTAAATTTATCTAAGCTAGCACTTGCTTATCCTTGGCTAACGTTGGGCTTTTGGTTAATTATTACAGTTGCTGGACTCTTTGCTTATAGTTCCCTTAAATACTCTCTTTTCCCCGATATTACTTTTCCCGTAGTTATTGTTAAAGCCGAAACTTCTCTACAAACAGTTTTAGCTACAGAAGAAAAACTTACAACTATCTTAGAGCAACCTTTACAATCTTTGACTGGATTAGATCAGTTAAATTCTGTTACCTATCCTGGACAAAGTATCGTGACTAATCTATTTTTCCCAGGACAAAATTTAGCATCGGTGCAACAAGAGGTAGAAAAGAAGTTGGCAGGAGTTTCCTTGCCTCCCAATACTGAGGTGGAGGTTATTCCCTTTAACTTAAATGAATCTACTGTAATTAGTTATGGAATTACTAGTAAGAGTAAAAGTTTAACTGAGTTAATTCCAATTGTTCAACAACAAATTATCCCGACAATCGAATCAATTTCAGGCGTTTTAAGAGTTGATTTGTTAGGAGATGCTAGCAATCAAGAATTGAATCAATCTTCAGAAACTTCCCTACCTAGTCCTAGTTTTCCTTCTTTAGTCCGTTTAAATGGTGTCAATGCTTTAGCCATTGCCGTAGTAAAACGTAGTGATGCGAATACTCTTGAAGTAGTCAAACAAGTACAAGCTGCTATTGGTAAAATGCAACCTGACTTAACAGACATTCAACTAACTTTAGCAGCAACTCAAGCAGACTATATTCGTGAAGCAACACAAGCTACTATTGAAGCTTTATGGGGTGCAATTGTACTGGCAGTGATAGTAATTTTGGGTTGTTTACGTAACTGGGCAGCTACCTTAATTACTGCTTTAGCGATCCCTATTTCTTTATTAGGGACATTTATTGTTATGGCGATCGCAGGATTTAATTTGGAAACGATTACCCTGTTGGCTTTAGCTTTAACAATTGGGATTGTAGTTGATGATGCCATTGTCGATGTAGAAAATATTGTCCGCTATCTGGAAGCTGGATATCAACCAAGACAAGCAGTAACTTTAGCAACTCAAGAAATTGGTTTTACTGTTTCCGTGACAACTTTAACCATCGTGGCAGTATTTCTGCCCGTTGCTTTTATGGGCGGTACTGTAGGGCAGTTTTTCAAACCCTTTGGTTTAACGGTAGCTGCTGCGGTAATGACTTCTTTGTTAGTGGCACGAACTTTATCACCTGTACTCGCTCTTTATTGGTTAAGAAGCAAAGTCCGTCAAGAAAATAATCACCATAGTTTTGAGTCAAGCTTAATGAATTTCTATCGTCGATTACTGCAATGGTCGCTTCAACATCGAAAAACGGTAATTGCGATCGCTCTTATTACTATGGTAGCAGGATTAGGATTAATTCCTTTAGTTCCTAAGGGTTTTATTCCTCAATTAGACCGAGGCGAATTTAATATTATTTATAATACTGCTTTACCGAAATTAGACCGAGTACCCCAAAAACAGGAAAGCGAAGGAAATTTAAGTAATCAATCAGAAACTAGTCAAAATTTTGCATGGTTGCAACAATTAGCTCAATCTCCTGCCAGAATTTTACTTAATAAAACCCTCCGAGTCGGCAAAGAAATCGAACAAGTTACCCTAGCTGCTCCCGAAGTCCAATCCGTATTCACTGTAGCGGGATTACAAGGAAAACCAAATCAAGGCAAGCTTTACGTCAAACTCGATCCCAACCGCACTTTAACTACTGCTGAAATACAAGCTCAATTGCGGACTCAATTACCTACTATTCCTGGAGTCCAAATTAGTGTTGAAGATATTCCTTTTGTGGATATCGAAAGTAAACAAAATCTGCAAATTGCTTTAGCAGGAGATGATCTTAAAGCTCTAACCCAAACTGCTAAACAACTGCAAAAAAAAGTTGCAACTTTACCAGGTTTTGCAGACATCACTCTGAGTAACGAATCAGAGGATATTAACAGTTTAGCCAAAATCGAACGTCGTAACGGTCAACGAGTAGTTTTCTTTAATGCCAATCTTAGCAAAGGAAAAACAATTGGTGATGCAACCGAACAGATTAAAGCGATCGCTCTTCCGTTATTACCTCAAGGTGTAAGCCTAAAGTTATCAGGTGATGCTGCTCTTAGTAGTGATGTCTTAGGTAGTTTTGCTGAAACTCTCACCTTAGCGATCGCTTGTATGCTTCTCCTCTTAATCTTACTGTTTGGGAGATTATTAGAACCAATTGTTGTTGCTTTATGTCTTCCTCTGGCTCTAATTGGTGCAATGCTGGCTCTTTTAATGACTCAAAACGATTTTGGCATGATTGCGGTGATTGGCACAATCTTTTTAGTCGGTTTACTAGATAAAAATGCTATTCTTTTGATGGATTATGTTAATCAGTTACGTCAAGCTGGTTTAACTCGCACCGAGGCGATCCTCAAAACAGGAATAGTACGCCTTCGACCGATTATGATGACTACTGGTTCAACTGTTTTAGGAATGTTACCCATCGCTTTAGGTTGGGGTGCAGGAGCAGAATTACGTCAACCAATGGCAGTAACAATTATTGGTGGTTTAATTACCTCTACCTTATTAAGCCTGATTGTTGTACCTGTAGTTTATACCCTACTCGAAGATTTCTGGACTCAAAAAGTCCGTCAAAAGCGGTCTGAGCAAAACTAA
- a CDS encoding CorA Metal Ion (Mg2+/Co2+) transporter, producing MLKIDSTYGSDQNGLVWGYRFMPCQPGESITAEAATEFLTLPDSADSKGFVWLHFSLSNSASELWLQRNLNLPEPFYDTLHDEVGSTRLEQDADSLIAVIYDVLFDFAFDASAAATASLFIQPRLLVSVRLRPLRSIDRLRAAVRTGRVFRSTIELLAHLLHEQADVLVDILRQSTLRVDRIEDKLMANRITISRIELGSLRRVLIRLQRLLAPEPAALFRLLNRPPEWISEADLQDLQQAAEEFSAAVGDAAALIERVKLLQEELTAQVNEQTNRTLFVLTVVTVLALPINLVAGLFGMNVGGIPLTDNHYGFFAIVGILSILTLLSAYLAFGKQRN from the coding sequence ATGTTAAAGATCGATTCTACTTACGGTTCAGATCAAAACGGTCTGGTTTGGGGTTATCGGTTTATGCCCTGCCAACCCGGAGAGTCAATCACTGCGGAGGCTGCAACCGAGTTTCTGACGTTGCCCGATTCTGCCGACTCGAAAGGATTTGTTTGGTTGCATTTTTCCCTTTCCAATTCTGCTTCGGAACTCTGGCTACAACGAAACCTAAACTTGCCAGAACCTTTTTACGATACTTTACATGATGAAGTAGGTTCCACTCGTCTAGAGCAGGATGCGGACTCGCTGATAGCGGTCATTTATGATGTGCTATTTGATTTTGCCTTTGATGCTTCAGCAGCAGCGACGGCTAGTCTGTTTATTCAGCCTCGCCTGCTAGTAAGTGTTCGCCTTCGACCATTGCGTTCGATTGATCGCCTTCGGGCAGCAGTTCGGACTGGGCGAGTCTTTCGCTCGACGATTGAACTCCTGGCGCATTTATTACACGAGCAAGCTGATGTGTTAGTTGATATTTTGCGACAGTCTACTTTGCGAGTAGATAGAATCGAAGACAAACTGATGGCAAATCGCATTACGATCAGCCGAATTGAATTGGGTTCTCTGCGGAGAGTTTTAATTAGACTTCAAAGGCTTTTAGCTCCAGAACCTGCTGCTTTATTTCGTCTACTCAATCGTCCTCCTGAGTGGATTTCAGAAGCAGATCTTCAGGATTTACAGCAGGCAGCAGAAGAGTTTTCCGCAGCAGTTGGGGACGCAGCAGCACTAATCGAGCGAGTCAAACTCCTTCAAGAAGAACTGACTGCCCAAGTTAATGAACAAACTAATCGCACCTTATTTGTGTTGACGGTAGTGACAGTATTGGCGTTACCAATTAACTTAGTTGCAGGTTTGTTTGGTATGAATGTAGGTGGAATTCCCCTGACTGATAATCATTATGGTTTTTTTGCGATCGTGGGAATTTTGTCGATCTTAACGCTGCTTTCGGCATATTTAGCTTTTGGCAAACAGCGTAATTAA
- a CDS encoding hypothetical protein (Protein of unknown function DUF820) — MIQVKPRFQSFEEYLAYDDGSDKLYELFNGELIEVPPESGINVQIANRLFLIFALLLGTDRLRGHGLELEVNGEPRNRYPDLTILREEHIEQLAKRNTIRLTMSPPLLVVEVVSPGELQRDRDYVAKRIQYQDCGIPEYWIIDPNLQTVLILELSEGNYQEVGSFSGKSQLPSPQFSTLNLTAAQIFGE, encoded by the coding sequence ATGATTCAAGTTAAGCCTCGGTTTCAAAGCTTTGAAGAATACTTAGCCTATGATGATGGCTCGGATAAGCTGTACGAACTATTTAATGGAGAATTAATCGAAGTGCCTCCAGAATCGGGAATAAATGTGCAAATTGCTAATCGTCTTTTTCTTATTTTTGCTCTGTTACTTGGTACGGATCGCTTAAGAGGACACGGGCTAGAGTTAGAAGTAAATGGCGAACCGAGAAATCGCTATCCTGATTTGACAATCTTACGGGAAGAACATATCGAACAGTTGGCAAAACGTAATACGATTCGTCTTACTATGTCTCCCCCGTTGTTGGTTGTTGAAGTGGTTAGTCCTGGAGAGTTACAGCGCGACCGAGATTATGTTGCCAAGAGAATACAATACCAAGATTGCGGTATTCCTGAATATTGGATTATCGATCCCAATCTGCAAACAGTATTGATATTAGAATTATCTGAAGGAAATTATCAAGAAGTAGGTAGCTTTTCAGGAAAATCACAACTACCTTCACCACAGTTTTCTACACTCAATCTCACAGCAGCGCAAATTTTTGGAGAATAA